The nucleotide window AGATGCGCACTCCAGCAAAGGGGCGTAAGGAGAGATGGCAGCTGATCCAAAATTTTCTTCCAAGCTCTAGGTCTATTTGGTTGAATAGGAGGGCACCATTTGCGCGGACTGCTTGGAAAAAGTCTTGATTCGGATTGAGAAACCAAGGGGAGGTAAGGGCCTTTGTCCCTATGGGGTTACCGGTAAGTGTCTGACTGAAGTCGGAGCTGTTAAAAGGGGAGACAGAAGAGGTATTCGAGTAGCTGTTATAGAAGTAGGTCCAAGTTCCATAGACATCCCAGCCGTCGTGAGGGGTAACAGCGCCAAACCCTAAACGGAGCCCTGGGCTCCAATCCCTGTCGAGCGCTTCTTTTTTTGTCGAGACAAAGGTTGTTTGGGTAGGGGATATATCACTGCCAGAGGAAGCACTTTGTCCTCGAGTTGCATAGGAAAGATCGGTAATAGCGCTATACCAAACAAGGAGCTCCGCATCGATAATAAAATCAAAGCTATCCTGACCGATCAAGGGTCCTGCTGCGGGGGTGATGGTATTCTGGGGTAGTGGTGGAGAGGCCTCTTGCAACTCCCCACTTTGTTGGTAGGTGGCAACAAACTTCTTTA belongs to Candidatus Neptunochlamydia vexilliferae and includes:
- a CDS encoding Lpg1974 family pore-forming outer membrane protein; its protein translation is MKQLLLFLLLPTFAFSSVKKFVATYQQSGELQEASPPLPQNTITPAAGPLIGQDSFDFIIDAELLVWYSAITDLSYATRGQSASSGSDISPTQTTFVSTKKEALDRDWSPGLRLGFGAVTPHDGWDVYGTWTYFYNSYSNTSSVSPFNSSDFSQTLTGNPIGTKALTSPWFLNPNQDFFQAVRANGALLFNQIDLELGRKFWISCHLSLRPFAGVRIYWSRMHFSVNGSRPSAANADLLRSGSVYQQKSWAVGILTGLDTAWEFVRNWNIYAKGAIALPYGKTWIRRNGSELSIDGTGTLNQNLRATTHDAIYKTQPFIDLALGLRWDRAFDTFRILVDAGWESHLLINYNKLFGGTDLPSTNGDLTLAGVVIRGRIEF